The Dyella sp. 2HG41-7 sequence CATCTATCCCATGTTTTTACTCGTGGTGATTTTCTGCTTTGCGATATCGCGTCAAGGCGGTTCCTTTTATGTGTACCCGATTCCCACGCTGCACGAGATGCTTTTGCATCTGGCCTTTGTGAGGGGTAACGAGGTGCTTTGGACGATCGGGCCGGAAGTGATTTTTTATGGCTTGTTCGTCATTGCGTGGACGCTGCGTCGCCGTTCCGCTCCGGCCATGTGGGGCTATGTACTGGCTCTGGCGGCAGTGTCGTGGCTTCCATTCGAAGGTATTGAGAGCAACTCGCTCCTTCAGCTGCACGACAAGTTGCCCTTTTTTCTTGCCGGAATGATTTTAGGCATGCACTCGGGCGATCTAATCGACGCATCCAAACGTCAAGCGCCCTGGATGGCGTGGGCGTTTTGGCTCAGCTTTGCGCTCTTCGTGCTGGCCCTGCCGCGATTGCTGGCGCAGGTCGGCCATCTTCCCGCGCACCTGTCTGGCGATCCTTGGCCGCATCCGTGGGGATACCCGATCTATTTGTTCGCCACTGTGTTGTTGTTTTCTGCGGCCGTGGTCGCAAGGCCATGGTTCTTAACCAATCGCGTGGCGCAGTTTTTAGGGCGAATCTCCTATTCGTTTTACCTGCTGCACTTCATGGTGTTGAAGAACATCCAGCTCGTTCTGCCTACGCATCCCGTACGAGCTATCGCATTGGCGGCCTTGGTCACCGTGACGCTGTCTTGGCTCACCTACGTGCTGATCGAAACGCCGGCGAGACGCACACTGCAGCGCCTCGGACCTTCTTCACCCAAAAACGTCATGGCTTCGGCGGCGTAATGCCGTTTTGATAACGCCAGCCACAGCACGTTGCTTACCGTAGCGATCGTTGTCAGCAACGGGCGCGGACCTTGAAGACGCTTCACGCTTCGCACAAAAAAACCCTGGCAGTTCCCCGCCAGGGTTTTTTTGCGTCCGATCCTTGGAACGCGTGTCTACAAAAGACGGAAAATCAGGGCCGCGATGCGGCGTACTTCTTCCAGGCCGCCACAAGGTTCGCTGCATCCACGGAACCCAGGCCGGAAGCCAGACTCCAACCTGGACGCGACGTGTAAGCACGATCGGTCCCCGTGTAGTCGGTCGGCATCAGATTGTTGCTCGTCAAGCCGACCTGAATTTGACCGTACTCGATGGTGCCGTAGAAATAGCAGTTGTACGTGACAAAGGCAAAGTTGGAAGGTTGATAGCACTGGGTAGAGATGTCGCCACGCACGATGTTATGGAACACGCAGCCATTGTTGGCGTAGCTGCCGGTGTCGTTGGAGGCGCAGGTGCTCAATTGAGCATTGTTCGGCGTGGTGCTGGTGCCATACTCCTGCTGGGCCAACGCGTACAAGGTCGGCGCGGCGTTGCCCTGGTTGGCCGGCGTTCCATTGCTGCCCATCGCCTGATCGATAAGCGCTTGAATGCCGGCGAACATCGGGGCCGAAAGCGACGTACCACCTTCCAATGCCACGTTGCCGGTCGTCGGTTGTCCTGACGAATTGAGGGCGCAGTGATCGGCCGCCGTGCAAATGATGGCCCAGGTATGGCCGCCGTACGAGCCGGCGAACAGGGAAACGTCGGGAAGATCGCGCATGCCATCAGGCGCCGCATCGTAGACCCCGCCTTGCCACGCGGGCTTCGCGTCAATGCCGGAGCGTCCGCCGCTGCCCGCCTCGGACGTCACGTAGTAACCGCTCTGGTCCCACTGCAGATAAGCCTGACAGAACGCCAAAGGCGTGTAGCCCAACGCCGCCGCCGCGATGCCGTTGCCGCAAGACTCGTTCCAGGGAATCTCAGGCACATAGCCAAGCGCGGAGCCGCCATAGGCCTGCGTCGTGGAGGCGAAGTACTTGCTGGTGGTGCCGTCCAACACGTCGGCGGTGTCCGTGCCGCCCACACCCGTATCGTTGGGCGAGGTGGCGAACGCATTGGCGTCGACGGCGGTGTTGCCGCCTTCACCATTGATCACGGCACCGTTGAAGCTGGGATTGGAACCGGAATCGCCCGTGGATACGAACACCGAAATACCTTCGGAATCCGCCTGGGCCCACATGGCGTCGATCCCGCTTTTGCTCGCGGAGTCGGTGAAATATTCACCATAGCCGTAGCTGGCGCTGATGATGTTGGGGCGGCCCGTCGTCAGGTT is a genomic window containing:
- a CDS encoding acyltransferase, with the translated sequence MNHRRVEIPVLNGIRGLAVLVVFLSHASNIYFGGIIAGWGGGQLGVMLFFVLSGFLMAHLYMGEIASPVTAYRFAVNRMARIYPMFLLVVIFCFAISRQGGSFYVYPIPTLHEMLLHLAFVRGNEVLWTIGPEVIFYGLFVIAWTLRRRSAPAMWGYVLALAAVSWLPFEGIESNSLLQLHDKLPFFLAGMILGMHSGDLIDASKRQAPWMAWAFWLSFALFVLALPRLLAQVGHLPAHLSGDPWPHPWGYPIYLFATVLLFSAAVVARPWFLTNRVAQFLGRISYSFYLLHFMVLKNIQLVLPTHPVRAIALAALVTVTLSWLTYVLIETPARRTLQRLGPSSPKNVMASAA